A region of the Candidatus Methylomirabilis oxygeniifera genome:
ACGCGCCGGGGATGCGCCTGCTGCACCGTGAGTGCGTGAAGCAGGTTGTTGAGCCCGTCCACATAGACGGACCGATAGGCCGTATCGTCATGGGTATCTGGGGCGGCCGAGTAGACCACCCAATCTATCGCCGGCGGCAGTGTCTGAAGTGTATCGGGTGAGGTCAGGTCGGCTGCCCATGGGCGAATCTCAGACGGCAGCGTCGCGGGGTCGCGACGCAGCCCCCAAACGGTCTGCCCCTCAGCCGCAAGCAAAGAGCCCAGTGCCGTTCCAATATACCCGCAGCCGGCTATAAGAATATTCGCCATGTTCAGAAAATCAACCTATCGGCTTTCAGCGTTTAGCTGTCAGCTTATTAACTATCTCAAAATAATAGTTTCAAATTATCGAACAAACCCTCCTCACCTCCCTTTGCCAAAGGGAGGGTTAACCCCTCCTTGGAAAAGAGGGGCGAGGGGAGATTTTCTCAATCGATGTTCATTCAATTATGAGACCATTAATAGGATGATCACGCTGAATGCTGAAAACTGAGCGCTAGGACCCCAAAAGGTGCCGAAGCGCGCCTTCGAGATCAGGGCAGCGAAACTCATATCCTGTGGTCAGCAGCCGAGTGGGCTGGACGCGCTGACTGGCCAACAGGACTTCGTCGGCCATCTCACCAAACGCCAGATGTGCGGCGGCGGCAGGCACCGGAAACAGAGTGAACCGGCCGAGAACCCGTCCCAATGCCCGCGTGAATTCCCGGTTGGTGACCGGATTCGGCGTGACCGTATTCACCGGACCCTGGAGCGCCTCAATCGTCAGTACGTGCGCAATGACACCTAGGAGGTCGTCCAAGGCGATCCAACTTATATATTGGTTCCCCGTCCCCAGTACCCCGCCGAGGCCCATCCTGAATGGCGGAAGCAGTTTCGCCAATGCCCCACCTGCTTCACTGGCCACCATCCCGAATCGGAGGTGAACGACGCGGATCCCTTTTTGGACAGCAGGCTCGGCCGCTGCCTCCCATTCGCGACAGACTCCAGCGAGGAAACCCGTTCCTGGGGTGCTTTCCTCCGTAAGGAGTTCATCGCCACGATCGCCGTAGTAGCCGGTAGCGGAGGCGCACACCAACACCTTTGGCGGTTGCTTCAGTCCTGCCAGCGCGTCGCAGAGCAACCTGGTGCCGTCTACCCGGCTGCTACGAATCATCGCTTTCTTCTCAGCCGTCCACCTTCCGGTCGCGATGTTTTCTCCCGCAAGGTGGACGACCCCATCCAGGCCCTCCAGTCGAGCGACATCGATAAGTCCTGTCTCCGGGCTCCACTGGATCTCGTCTTTCCCTTGCCGCGGCGAGGTCCGCACCAGGCACGCGACACGATACCCGCCGGCTGCCAGGAACGGAACGAGTGCCGACCCCACGAACCCGGTCGACCCTGTGACAAGGATGCGCAACGGTGTCATAAGATATGCTGTGAGCTTTCAGCGATCAGCGGCCAGCAAGTAACCGCTTATGACCGACTGCTGATAGCTAATCACTGCCTGCTATTGGTTAGGCCCCCGTGACGGGATCCCTGAGACTGAGCAAGAAGCCCATCGCAAAATACTGCGCAACCCAGCCGATCACGCAGGCTCCCACCGCCCTCATCGTTGTCGTATAGCCGAGCGTCCTGCGCACGGCAACAACCATCGCTCCGAGCATCCAGACCGATGCCAATCCGACGACAAAACCGCCAAGGCTGGGGATGACGCGTACCTCATAGGTTCCAAGATAGAAGGCACGATCCTGAAGTCCAAAAGCAATACCACCGAGCCATGGGATAACACCCAACAGCCTGATGATTCCCGGGGCGCTGGCAAAACTGATCAGCCGCACTACCCCGCCCACGTCGGTTCTGGTCTGCGGCTCCTGGAGCAATCGCGTGCCCACCACGCAGGTAAACAACGCCCAGATATACCACTCCAGCATCGCCTGTAATGTTTTGAGAAAGAAGTCTCCGATCCCGGTCTGAAGGATGACACCGATCCCGGCCGCGATAGCCGACAGGATCACTACGAGCGCGGCTTGCATCGGCGCTCGCCGATCGCCCTGAATCTCCTCATAGAGACTTTCATCCAGTCTGGCAGCCCGAATCATCCGCTCACCCAGCCCCTTAATCACCGTTCCTCCTTCGCACCGTTACACGTTTTTAGAAAATAGCGTTCAGCAATCAGCGCTCAGCCGTCAGCCCCGGATAAGGTAGAAGATGTCTCAGAAACAGCTGACCGCTGAACGCTGACTGCTGACCGCTTTTACCATCAAAGCTATGGTATCTGACTCTGGGTGTCAACTGTTTTCAGGAGGCAGGGAGGCGTTCGCGGGTGGGCTACAGTGAGGAACAAAAGGGTGCAGCTTCAGGATCTACGATCCTTCAGGGGAGGTCGGGCCTTTCAGCAGGGAGACCTTTCCACTGCTACCATCTATCCTGACTTGGCCCTTATCCGGGAGCAGCAACGAGGCATGTTCCAATATGACAGCAGGGATTCCACTTTCACGGGCCAGACACGCGCCGTGGGCAAGGATGCCGCCGGTCTCCATTACCAGTCCGGCCGCCCCCTTGATGTGAAGATACATGCCGAGACTCACTGCCGGAACGACGATGACGTCATGGGCCTGGAGGCTATTCCCGTTGCTCAGTGAGTCGAGCGTATCGGGGTCGATAATTCGAACTCTCCCCACCGCTTCACCGGACGAGACGGGGACGGCTTGAAATTCCTGCGCAGTCTCAAGCCGTGGCGGCCTGCCGATCTCCTCAAGCGAGCTCTCGAAGATGACCCCGGGCATCCACTTGCGCTTGGAGAACAACAGTGCAATCTCCCGCTCTTCGCGTCTGACCCGCATCTTTTCTCGCGCCGGCGTCAGATCGCTGAGCAATTCCGACAGCTCACCCGGAAACAGATAGAAGATCTCATCACGCTGAAGCGTAAGCTTTTGGCTCAATACTATCAACGCTCGCCGAATAAGGGCGTACTCCGCGACCAGGTAATACTTGATCGTCTCGCGGAGCGGCAGATATCGTCTGGCATATGTCAGCTCCGTAAATAGCGTCTGGATATCGAGCTGACTCGCGCCGAACTGCACCATTCGGCTCCGAACCTCTGCCTCAGCCTGCTCTCGGCATTCTACCTGCTGACGCGATTCGGCAATCGGACGATAAGGCGCAGCCATGGCCTTCCTGAGTAACCGTTCGAGGCTCAGGGGGTCGTCAGCCATGCGAGGCATCGCAATCTCCAGTTCGTTCTGGGCAAGATGACCATACGTCGCAAGAAACTCCTCACGCGATATCTGCTGTTGCGCAAGCCTTGACAGGTCGAATCCTTCCTGACCGATCTTACTTGACTGCAGCCCATGCAGCAGTTGCTCAATCAGCCCATCGGCCTCGCCACCACACCACACGGGCAATTGCTGCTTCACCCGTTCGGTAAAGAAGAAACCAAGCCTTGCTGCAATCACGAAGTGTACGGCAGTGTACTGCTTCAGGTGATTCAGGTAGCCCCAGATCTTTACGACGATCTCTGCACATGACAGGCCTGTAAGGGCAACCGATCGCTCCCGAGCCAAGTAGCGCCGCAGTCCAGGCTCTATCACGTCAGAGAATTGTGTGTAGGACGCCTTCCCCCACCTCATCATCCCGCTTAGGAATTCGAGGAAGCGGTCATGGTACTTCCGACCCTCATCCGGTCCGAATCTTCTCACAGCCTCATCGAGGGTCAACCCCTGCTGATAGAGCCCGAGCTCCGGATAGTTGGCCAGGCGCGGATCAGCCTTTACCCGGTCCAGGTACGCCGCGATATCGAGAGGAAAGCCGACCTGGAACGTCTTCGCATCCAGCTCAAGGTTAAAGTAGGGGTGCCCACAGATCAGCTCGAACAGCCCTTCGGAGGTCTCGTCGCCGAGCGCATACCCAAGCCGTCGGCGGCCAAGCTGGATGCCGCCCTCGTCGCTGAAGATCGATGTGAAGATTCCGAAGCTCATCGGTGTAGGCGTAGGCAGGATCTCGGCGATATTGCCGTCGCTATAGACCGCCTCGCCGCAGGTGAGCGTCCCTTGTCGCCTTAACTCGGCGATCCTGCCGCGCAAACGA
Encoded here:
- a CDS encoding conserved exported protein of unknown function (Evidence 4 : Homologs of previously reported genes of unknown function), with product MTPLRILVTGSTGFVGSALVPFLAAGGYRVACLVRTSPRQGKDEIQWSPETGLIDVARLEGLDGVVHLAGENIATGRWTAEKKAMIRSSRVDGTRLLCDALAGLKQPPKVLVCASATGYYGDRGDELLTEESTPGTGFLAGVCREWEAAAEPAVQKGIRVVHLRFGMVASEAGGALAKLLPPFRMGLGGVLGTGNQYISWIALDDLLGVIAHVLTIEALQGPVNTVTPNPVTNREFTRALGRVLGRFTLFPVPAAAAHLAFGEMADEVLLASQRVQPTRLLTTGYEFRCPDLEGALRHLLGS
- a CDS encoding conserved membrane protein of unknown function (Evidence 4 : Homologs of previously reported genes of unknown function), which encodes MIKGLGERMIRAARLDESLYEEIQGDRRAPMQAALVVILSAIAAGIGVILQTGIGDFFLKTLQAMLEWYIWALFTCVVGTRLLQEPQTRTDVGGVVRLISFASAPGIIRLLGVIPWLGGIAFGLQDRAFYLGTYEVRVIPSLGGFVVGLASVWMLGAMVVAVRRTLGYTTTMRAVGACVIGWVAQYFAMGFLLSLRDPVTGA
- a CDS encoding protein of unknown function (Evidence 5 : No homology to any previously reported sequences), producing MTEQFRIIDLQDVREGDLARVGRKALHLGLMMRAGFPVPRGFVIPADACEEAIRSSGEAIELDERLQTAIITAYRARGFQRVAVRSSATLEDLRHASFAGIYTTCVNVASEVELIHAVAECVRSMTAPRTTLYRRQVGLEENGSRRGMAVIVQEMVDAEVSGVIYTLNPVTFSQDECVVNAVFGLGEPLVSGLVSGDTFHVSREGRVLETRNAEKGTTLTPTQLRELVDAGIALEALFGHPQDIEFAIAGRRMHILQTRPISAAGDSYEQKAAQYRQKEIDRLRGRIAELRRQGTLTCGEAVYSDGNIAEILPTPTPMSFGIFTSIFSDEGGIQLGRRRLGYALGDETSEGLFELICGHPYFNLELDAKTFQVGFPLDIAAYLDRVKADPRLANYPELGLYQQGLTLDEAVRRFGPDEGRKYHDRFLEFLSGMMRWGKASYTQFSDVIEPGLRRYLARERSVALTGLSCAEIVVKIWGYLNHLKQYTAVHFVIAARLGFFFTERVKQQLPVWCGGEADGLIEQLLHGLQSSKIGQEGFDLSRLAQQQISREEFLATYGHLAQNELEIAMPRMADDPLSLERLLRKAMAAPYRPIAESRQQVECREQAEAEVRSRMVQFGASQLDIQTLFTELTYARRYLPLRETIKYYLVAEYALIRRALIVLSQKLTLQRDEIFYLFPGELSELLSDLTPAREKMRVRREEREIALLFSKRKWMPGVIFESSLEEIGRPPRLETAQEFQAVPVSSGEAVGRVRIIDPDTLDSLSNGNSLQAHDVIVVPAVSLGMYLHIKGAAGLVMETGGILAHGACLARESGIPAVILEHASLLLPDKGQVRIDGSSGKVSLLKGPTSPEGS
- a CDS encoding protein of unknown function (Evidence 5 : No homology to any previously reported sequences), which produces MFRKSTYRLSAFSCQLINYLKIIVSNYRTNPPHLPLPKGGLTPPWKRGARGDFLNRCSFNYETINRMITLNAEN